In the Daphnia pulicaria isolate SC F1-1A chromosome 2, SC_F0-13Bv2, whole genome shotgun sequence genome, one interval contains:
- the LOC124327675 gene encoding zinc finger CCCH domain-containing protein 13-like has protein sequence MSIGPNEARGGNGMRRRAPSAIPSLDPRANNFLGDLIDVEQVGEVEVEDEVTVPSVLSAERRAYAEIERMRQQRDIERQQRERERQEETVRRQRQERHQQRDRDDRLRREQEEADRRERRSRSREERRNRDARPRSKSRSPHRSNSTKLVQTPLVPVPPVTRNALPPSPPPPTAGPSERPQHPRKVLVSKKDSRNFADWLNKSVMPAELKGFADNYPIEFEKKEFSLAPSRLDDWMTRRLKESAAHKASEVADKTWISVQLKVLDLQDRWSISTS, from the coding sequence ATGTCAATTGGTCCTAACGAGGCCAGAGGCGGAAATGGCATGCGTAGAAGAGCACCGTCTGCCATCCCGTCCTTGGACCCTCGCgctaataattttttaggcGATTTAATTGACGTAGAACAAGTGGGTGAAGTTGAAGTAGAAGACGAAGTGACAGTGCCAAGTGTGTTGTCGGCGGAACGTCGAGCCTATGCAGAGATCGAGAGGATGCGGCAGCAACGGGATATTGAGAGGCAGCAACGTGAGAGGGAGAGGCAGGAAGAAACGGTTCGGCGTCAACGGCAGGAACGCCACCAGCAGCGGGATCGTGATGATCGCCTTCGACGAGAGCAAGAGGAAGCCGACCGTCGCGAACGTAGGAGTCGTTCGAGGGAAGAACGTCGTAACCGCGACGCACGTCCCAGATCCAAGTCCAGGTCCCCTCACCGCTCTAATTCAACCAAACTGGTCCAGACGCCCTTAGTTCCGGTGCCTCCTGTCACAAGAAATGCACTTCCaccgtcgccgccgccgccgaccGCCGGGCCATCAGAAAGACCTCAGCATCCAAGGAAAGTCCTGGTCTCAAAAAAAGATTCGAGAAACTTCGCTGACTGGCTCAACAAGAGCGTCATGCCTGCCGAACTGAAGGGTTTTGCAGACAACTACCCAATTGAGTTCGAGAAGAAAGAATTCAGCCTGGCTCCTTCACGTCTGGATGACTGGATGACCAGGCGACTAAAAGAGTCCGCCGCCCACAAAGCGTCCGAAGTGGCTGACAAAACGTGGATTTCGGTCCAGCTTAAAGTACTGGACTTGCAGGACCGCTGGTCTATCTCCACCAGTTGA
- the LOC124327633 gene encoding PHD finger-like domain-containing protein 5A, whose product MAKHHPDLIFCRKQPGVAIGRLCEKCDGKCVICDSYVRPCTLVRICDECNYGSYQGRCVICGGPGVSDAYYCKECTIQEKDRDGCPKIVNLGSAKTDLFYERKKYGFKKR is encoded by the exons ATGGCAAAGCATCACCCAGATTTGATATTTTGTCGGAAACAACCAGGAGTTG CTATTGGCCGGCTGTGTGAGAAATGTGACGGAAAATGTGTTATCTGTGATTCGTACGTAAGACCATGTACATTAGTACGAATCTGTGATGAATGTAACTATGGATCATACCAAGGACGGTGTGTTATCTGTGGAGGACCAGGTGTCAGCGATGCATACTATTGTAAAGAATGTACAATTCAGGAAAAAGAT AGAGATGGGTGTCCAAAGATTGTTAATTTAGGTAGTGCTAAAACAGATTTGTtctatgaaagaaaaaagtatggTTTCAAGAAGAGGTAG
- the LOC124327631 gene encoding RING finger protein unkempt-like isoform X3, whose amino-acid sequence MPDNVTARDLTIQQSEIPQHHAYIYKFRVEQCPLFLQHKCTQHRPFTCFHWHFQNQRRRKPVRRRDGTLNYSADEYCTKYDETTGICQDGDECPFLHRTAGDTERRYHLRYFKTAPCVHETDTRGFCVKNGVHCAFAHGNSDLRNPVYDIRDIRAKETAEADMSGPNALDKERSLLNDDPKWQDTNYVLTNYKTEQCKKPPRLCRQGYACPQYHNSRDRRRSPKKFKYRSTPCPNAKHGEEWGDPSGCDNGDMCQYCHTRTEQQFHPEIYKSTKCHDMQTNSYCPRGSFCAFAHGDFEVVRDNGQYQDGGNNLAELLSSALPAVNNRTYGKENTNLNDLNDGRSIDLLLDNSPRSILDTHSTSSSATASTSVPMQTAYSRLQSLETGESILASSGPTAVGTTIGGFGPLVHPICKPRSLSVPGADMNSSGIDRMISLDRDEWDPITNPDQFDTLSKKSNLYGTGTLGGLLSHLQPAAYFPTAARLSNSTNAPDCVIGHAMDENEEQFKDSSREYESEQPSLCESITMGVGLLTGSAPVNIPRSGLDRHPPRLSPSPPAVNLFSGIRVGAHEIPLEGSNNSTSLFFKRRLRDDAANHQAKVLSLEEDLSQARNACDAWRCKAIVAEQQRDEAVARVTALQNEMRILRDSISVHSHRNKEGEEMRNVQI is encoded by the exons atgccTGATAACGTAACTGCACGCGACTTAACCATTCAGCAATCTGAAATACCTCAGCATCATGCGTATATTTACAAATTCCGCGTCGAACAGTGCCCTTTATTTTTACAACACAAGTGTACACAACATAGACCATTCACCTGCTTTCACTggcattttcaaaatcaaagaagGCGCAAACCTGTACGCAGAAGGGATGGTACTTTGAATTACAGTGCTGATGAGTATTGCACAAAGTATGATGAAACTACAG GTATTTGCCAAGATGGTGATGAGTGTCCTTTCCTTCATCGTACTGCTGGTGACACAGAGAGAAGATATCACTTGAGGTACTTCAAAACTGCTCCATGTGTTCATGAAACTGACACAAGAGGATTCTGTGTAAAAAATGGAGTTCATTGTGCATTTGCTCATGGGAATTCTGATTTACGTAATCCAGTGTATGACATCAGAGATATAAGG GCTAAAGAAACTGCTGAGGCAGATATGAGTGGACCTAATGCCCTTGATAAAGAAAGAAGTCTTCTGAATGATGATCCCAAATGGCAGGACACAAACTATGTTTTAACCAATTATAAAACAGAGCAATGCAAAAAACCGCCACGTCTATGTCGACAAGGCTATGCCTGTCCTCAGTATCACAACAGCCGAGACCGCAGAAGGAGtcctaaaaaatttaaataccg TTCTACACCCTGTCCTAACGCCAAGCATGGAGAAGAATGGGGTGATCCTTCTGGGTGTGACAACGGAGATATGTGTCAGTATTGCCACACCCGAACTGAGCAGCAATTTCATCCAGAGATATACAAATCCACTAAATGTCATGACATGCAGACGAATAGTTATTGTCCTAGAGGATCATTTTGTGCTTTTGCTCACGGAGATTTTGAAGTGGTAAGAGATAATGGTCAATACCAG GATGGTGGAAACAATTTGGCTGAACTTTTGTCCAGTGCATTGCCTGCTGTAAATAACCGAACTtacggaaaagaaaataccAATTTGAATGACTTGAATGACGGACGTAGTATCGATCTACTTCTAGATAATTCTCCTAGAAGCATTTTGGATACCCATTCTACTTCGTCATCCGCCACAG CAAGCACTAGCGTTCCTATGCAAACAGCTTACAGCCGATTACAAAGTCTTGAAACTGGCGAATCAATTTTAGCTTCTAGTGGTCCAACGGCAGTTGGGACCACCATAGGTGGCTTTGGCCCACTAGTACACCCAATATGTAAACCCAGATCACTGTCGGTGCCAGGGGCCGACATGAACTCATCAGGAATCGATCGAATGATAAGTTTGGATCGAGATGAATGGGATCCCATTACAAATCCCGATCAATTCGATACTCTTTCAAAGAAATCTAATCTATACGGTACGGGAACGTTGGGTGGTCTATTGTCACATCTTCAACCAGCCGCGTATTTTCCGACTGCGGCTAG ATTAAGCAATTCAACAAATGCTCCAGATTGCGTTATTGGACATGcaatggatgaaaatgaaGAGCAGTTTAAGGATAGTAGTCGAGAATATGAATCCGAACAACCTTCATTGTGTGAATCAATAACGATGGGTGTAGGATTGCTGACGGGGTCTGCTCCGGTTAATATTCCACGAAGTGGACTTGATCGCCACCCTCCTCGCTTGTCACCTTCACCACCGGCTGTTAATCTGTTCTCAGGAATACGAGTTGGCGCTCACGAAATACCATTGGAAGGATCAAACAATTCGACTTCTCTGTTCTTTAAAAGG AGGTTGCGAGATGATGCGGCAAATCACCAAGCAAAAGTGCTCTCCTTAGAAGAGGATTTGTCGCAAGCCAGGAATGCTTGCGATGCTTGGAGATGCAAAGCGATAGTTGCCGAGCAACAGCGTGATGAG GCTGTGGCAAGGGTAACTGCtcttcaaaatgaaatgaggATACTGCGTGACTCCATTTCTGTCCACTCACATCGAAacaaagaaggagaagaaatgcGCAATGTTCAGATATGA
- the LOC124327631 gene encoding RING finger protein unkempt-like isoform X1: MPDNVTARDLTIQQSEIPQHHAYIYKFRVEQCPLFLQHKCTQHRPFTCFHWHFQNQRRRKPVRRRDGTLNYSADEYCTKYDETTGICQDGDECPFLHRTAGDTERRYHLRYFKTAPCVHETDTRGFCVKNGVHCAFAHGNSDLRNPVYDIRDIRAKETAEADMSGPNALDKERSLLNDDPKWQDTNYVLTNYKTEQCKKPPRLCRQGYACPQYHNSRDRRRSPKKFKYRSTPCPNAKHGEEWGDPSGCDNGDMCQYCHTRTEQQFHPEIYKSTKCHDMQTNSYCPRGSFCAFAHGDFEVVRDNGQYQDGGNNLAELLSSALPAVNNRTYGKENTNLNDLNDGRSIDLLLDNSPRSILDTHSTSSSATASTSVPMQTAYSRLQSLETGESILASSGPTAVGTTIGGFGPLVHPICKPRSLSVPGADMNSSGIDRMISLDRDEWDPITNPDQFDTLSKKSNLYGTGTLGGLLSHLQPAAYFPTAARLSNSTNAPDCVIGHAMDENEEQFKDSSREYESEQPSLCESITMGVGLLTGSAPVNIPRSGLDRHPPRLSPSPPAVNLFSGIRVGAHEIPLEGSNNSTSLFFKRVGSYSNTGAPFLDWGNHQTSPSNNSCRGLTGSGANHSPLLSSVASMSGSLGNHDRLRDDAANHQAKVLSLEEDLSQARNACDAWRCKAIVAEQQRDEAVARVTALQNEMRILRDSISVHSHRNKEGEEMRNVQI; encoded by the exons atgccTGATAACGTAACTGCACGCGACTTAACCATTCAGCAATCTGAAATACCTCAGCATCATGCGTATATTTACAAATTCCGCGTCGAACAGTGCCCTTTATTTTTACAACACAAGTGTACACAACATAGACCATTCACCTGCTTTCACTggcattttcaaaatcaaagaagGCGCAAACCTGTACGCAGAAGGGATGGTACTTTGAATTACAGTGCTGATGAGTATTGCACAAAGTATGATGAAACTACAG GTATTTGCCAAGATGGTGATGAGTGTCCTTTCCTTCATCGTACTGCTGGTGACACAGAGAGAAGATATCACTTGAGGTACTTCAAAACTGCTCCATGTGTTCATGAAACTGACACAAGAGGATTCTGTGTAAAAAATGGAGTTCATTGTGCATTTGCTCATGGGAATTCTGATTTACGTAATCCAGTGTATGACATCAGAGATATAAGG GCTAAAGAAACTGCTGAGGCAGATATGAGTGGACCTAATGCCCTTGATAAAGAAAGAAGTCTTCTGAATGATGATCCCAAATGGCAGGACACAAACTATGTTTTAACCAATTATAAAACAGAGCAATGCAAAAAACCGCCACGTCTATGTCGACAAGGCTATGCCTGTCCTCAGTATCACAACAGCCGAGACCGCAGAAGGAGtcctaaaaaatttaaataccg TTCTACACCCTGTCCTAACGCCAAGCATGGAGAAGAATGGGGTGATCCTTCTGGGTGTGACAACGGAGATATGTGTCAGTATTGCCACACCCGAACTGAGCAGCAATTTCATCCAGAGATATACAAATCCACTAAATGTCATGACATGCAGACGAATAGTTATTGTCCTAGAGGATCATTTTGTGCTTTTGCTCACGGAGATTTTGAAGTGGTAAGAGATAATGGTCAATACCAG GATGGTGGAAACAATTTGGCTGAACTTTTGTCCAGTGCATTGCCTGCTGTAAATAACCGAACTtacggaaaagaaaataccAATTTGAATGACTTGAATGACGGACGTAGTATCGATCTACTTCTAGATAATTCTCCTAGAAGCATTTTGGATACCCATTCTACTTCGTCATCCGCCACAG CAAGCACTAGCGTTCCTATGCAAACAGCTTACAGCCGATTACAAAGTCTTGAAACTGGCGAATCAATTTTAGCTTCTAGTGGTCCAACGGCAGTTGGGACCACCATAGGTGGCTTTGGCCCACTAGTACACCCAATATGTAAACCCAGATCACTGTCGGTGCCAGGGGCCGACATGAACTCATCAGGAATCGATCGAATGATAAGTTTGGATCGAGATGAATGGGATCCCATTACAAATCCCGATCAATTCGATACTCTTTCAAAGAAATCTAATCTATACGGTACGGGAACGTTGGGTGGTCTATTGTCACATCTTCAACCAGCCGCGTATTTTCCGACTGCGGCTAG ATTAAGCAATTCAACAAATGCTCCAGATTGCGTTATTGGACATGcaatggatgaaaatgaaGAGCAGTTTAAGGATAGTAGTCGAGAATATGAATCCGAACAACCTTCATTGTGTGAATCAATAACGATGGGTGTAGGATTGCTGACGGGGTCTGCTCCGGTTAATATTCCACGAAGTGGACTTGATCGCCACCCTCCTCGCTTGTCACCTTCACCACCGGCTGTTAATCTGTTCTCAGGAATACGAGTTGGCGCTCACGAAATACCATTGGAAGGATCAAACAATTCGACTTCTCTGTTCTTTAAAAGG GTTGGAAGTTATAGTAACACCGGTGCACCATTTCTTGACTGGGGGAATCACCAAACTAGTCCAAGTAACAACAGTTGTAGAGGATTGACAGGCTCCGGTGCTAACCACTCACCATTACTAAGCAGTGTGGCTTCGATGAGTGGATCGCTTGGAAATCATGAC AGGTTGCGAGATGATGCGGCAAATCACCAAGCAAAAGTGCTCTCCTTAGAAGAGGATTTGTCGCAAGCCAGGAATGCTTGCGATGCTTGGAGATGCAAAGCGATAGTTGCCGAGCAACAGCGTGATGAG GCTGTGGCAAGGGTAACTGCtcttcaaaatgaaatgaggATACTGCGTGACTCCATTTCTGTCCACTCACATCGAAacaaagaaggagaagaaatgcGCAATGTTCAGATATGA
- the LOC124327631 gene encoding RING finger protein unkempt-like isoform X2 has translation MPDNVTARDLTIQQSEIPQHHAYIYKFRVEQCPLFLQHKCTQHRPFTCFHWHFQNQRRRKPVRRRDGTLNYSADEYCTKYDETTGICQDGDECPFLHRTAGDTERRYHLRYFKTAPCVHETDTRGFCVKNGVHCAFAHGNSDLRNPVYDIRDIRAKETAEADMSGPNALDKERSLLNDDPKWQDTNYVLTNYKTEQCKKPPRLCRQGYACPQYHNSRDRRRSPKKFKYRSTPCPNAKHGEEWGDPSGCDNGDMCQYCHTRTEQQFHPEIYKSTKCHDMQTNSYCPRGSFCAFAHGDFEVDGGNNLAELLSSALPAVNNRTYGKENTNLNDLNDGRSIDLLLDNSPRSILDTHSTSSSATASTSVPMQTAYSRLQSLETGESILASSGPTAVGTTIGGFGPLVHPICKPRSLSVPGADMNSSGIDRMISLDRDEWDPITNPDQFDTLSKKSNLYGTGTLGGLLSHLQPAAYFPTAARLSNSTNAPDCVIGHAMDENEEQFKDSSREYESEQPSLCESITMGVGLLTGSAPVNIPRSGLDRHPPRLSPSPPAVNLFSGIRVGAHEIPLEGSNNSTSLFFKRVGSYSNTGAPFLDWGNHQTSPSNNSCRGLTGSGANHSPLLSSVASMSGSLGNHDRLRDDAANHQAKVLSLEEDLSQARNACDAWRCKAIVAEQQRDEAVARVTALQNEMRILRDSISVHSHRNKEGEEMRNVQI, from the exons atgccTGATAACGTAACTGCACGCGACTTAACCATTCAGCAATCTGAAATACCTCAGCATCATGCGTATATTTACAAATTCCGCGTCGAACAGTGCCCTTTATTTTTACAACACAAGTGTACACAACATAGACCATTCACCTGCTTTCACTggcattttcaaaatcaaagaagGCGCAAACCTGTACGCAGAAGGGATGGTACTTTGAATTACAGTGCTGATGAGTATTGCACAAAGTATGATGAAACTACAG GTATTTGCCAAGATGGTGATGAGTGTCCTTTCCTTCATCGTACTGCTGGTGACACAGAGAGAAGATATCACTTGAGGTACTTCAAAACTGCTCCATGTGTTCATGAAACTGACACAAGAGGATTCTGTGTAAAAAATGGAGTTCATTGTGCATTTGCTCATGGGAATTCTGATTTACGTAATCCAGTGTATGACATCAGAGATATAAGG GCTAAAGAAACTGCTGAGGCAGATATGAGTGGACCTAATGCCCTTGATAAAGAAAGAAGTCTTCTGAATGATGATCCCAAATGGCAGGACACAAACTATGTTTTAACCAATTATAAAACAGAGCAATGCAAAAAACCGCCACGTCTATGTCGACAAGGCTATGCCTGTCCTCAGTATCACAACAGCCGAGACCGCAGAAGGAGtcctaaaaaatttaaataccg TTCTACACCCTGTCCTAACGCCAAGCATGGAGAAGAATGGGGTGATCCTTCTGGGTGTGACAACGGAGATATGTGTCAGTATTGCCACACCCGAACTGAGCAGCAATTTCATCCAGAGATATACAAATCCACTAAATGTCATGACATGCAGACGAATAGTTATTGTCCTAGAGGATCATTTTGTGCTTTTGCTCACGGAGATTTTGAAGTG GATGGTGGAAACAATTTGGCTGAACTTTTGTCCAGTGCATTGCCTGCTGTAAATAACCGAACTtacggaaaagaaaataccAATTTGAATGACTTGAATGACGGACGTAGTATCGATCTACTTCTAGATAATTCTCCTAGAAGCATTTTGGATACCCATTCTACTTCGTCATCCGCCACAG CAAGCACTAGCGTTCCTATGCAAACAGCTTACAGCCGATTACAAAGTCTTGAAACTGGCGAATCAATTTTAGCTTCTAGTGGTCCAACGGCAGTTGGGACCACCATAGGTGGCTTTGGCCCACTAGTACACCCAATATGTAAACCCAGATCACTGTCGGTGCCAGGGGCCGACATGAACTCATCAGGAATCGATCGAATGATAAGTTTGGATCGAGATGAATGGGATCCCATTACAAATCCCGATCAATTCGATACTCTTTCAAAGAAATCTAATCTATACGGTACGGGAACGTTGGGTGGTCTATTGTCACATCTTCAACCAGCCGCGTATTTTCCGACTGCGGCTAG ATTAAGCAATTCAACAAATGCTCCAGATTGCGTTATTGGACATGcaatggatgaaaatgaaGAGCAGTTTAAGGATAGTAGTCGAGAATATGAATCCGAACAACCTTCATTGTGTGAATCAATAACGATGGGTGTAGGATTGCTGACGGGGTCTGCTCCGGTTAATATTCCACGAAGTGGACTTGATCGCCACCCTCCTCGCTTGTCACCTTCACCACCGGCTGTTAATCTGTTCTCAGGAATACGAGTTGGCGCTCACGAAATACCATTGGAAGGATCAAACAATTCGACTTCTCTGTTCTTTAAAAGG GTTGGAAGTTATAGTAACACCGGTGCACCATTTCTTGACTGGGGGAATCACCAAACTAGTCCAAGTAACAACAGTTGTAGAGGATTGACAGGCTCCGGTGCTAACCACTCACCATTACTAAGCAGTGTGGCTTCGATGAGTGGATCGCTTGGAAATCATGAC AGGTTGCGAGATGATGCGGCAAATCACCAAGCAAAAGTGCTCTCCTTAGAAGAGGATTTGTCGCAAGCCAGGAATGCTTGCGATGCTTGGAGATGCAAAGCGATAGTTGCCGAGCAACAGCGTGATGAG GCTGTGGCAAGGGTAACTGCtcttcaaaatgaaatgaggATACTGCGTGACTCCATTTCTGTCCACTCACATCGAAacaaagaaggagaagaaatgcGCAATGTTCAGATATGA